One region of Microbacterium sufflavum genomic DNA includes:
- a CDS encoding calcium:proton antiporter, translating into MSRPSIRQLVTPVDVVRVGLGWGAFGALLIAHPLLAPPVPGPLLVVALVGIVAVILVCAFGVVKQAEALAHRLGDPYGSLVLTLSIVLIEVILISAVMLGPGEHATIARDSVMAVSMIILNLVIGLALLLGGLRHRGMAHNRTGTSSYLAMLVVLVALGIALPGLIGDDGAYTVGQEIPIIVLTLALYAFFLFRQMGAQAEDFTEVDKRRRTAARTEEPRPGIREVLAAHRTEVVTRLLLLVVTVVPIVLLSHDMAALLDDGLGRVGAPVALAGLLIAGIVFLPESITAVRAALNGEAQRVTNLCHGALVSTVGLTIPAVLVIGMLTGQTVVLAESPANLLMLGVTLLLSVTTFSAKRVTAMHGAAHLATFAVYVLILFS; encoded by the coding sequence CTCGCGCCGCCCGTGCCCGGTCCGCTGCTGGTGGTCGCGCTCGTCGGCATCGTCGCGGTGATCCTGGTGTGCGCGTTCGGCGTGGTGAAGCAGGCGGAGGCCCTCGCGCACCGGCTGGGCGACCCCTATGGCTCGCTCGTGCTCACCCTGTCGATCGTGCTGATCGAGGTGATCCTGATCTCCGCGGTCATGCTCGGTCCCGGCGAGCACGCCACGATCGCCCGCGACTCGGTGATGGCCGTGTCGATGATCATCCTGAACCTCGTGATCGGGCTCGCGCTGCTGCTGGGCGGGCTACGTCACCGCGGGATGGCGCACAACCGCACCGGCACGTCGTCGTACCTGGCGATGCTGGTGGTGCTCGTGGCGCTCGGGATCGCCCTGCCCGGGCTCATCGGCGACGACGGCGCGTACACGGTGGGGCAGGAGATCCCGATCATCGTGCTGACGCTCGCGCTGTACGCGTTCTTCCTGTTCCGGCAGATGGGCGCGCAGGCGGAGGACTTCACGGAGGTCGACAAGCGACGGCGGACCGCGGCTCGTACGGAGGAGCCGCGCCCCGGCATCCGGGAGGTGCTCGCCGCGCATCGCACCGAGGTCGTGACGCGGCTGCTCCTGCTCGTGGTCACGGTGGTGCCGATCGTGCTGCTGTCGCACGACATGGCCGCGCTGCTCGACGACGGTCTCGGCAGGGTCGGGGCGCCCGTGGCCCTCGCGGGGCTCCTGATCGCGGGCATCGTGTTCCTGCCCGAGTCGATCACGGCCGTGCGGGCGGCACTGAACGGTGAGGCGCAGCGCGTCACGAACCTCTGCCACGGCGCGCTCGTGTCGACCGTGGGGCTCACGATCCCCGCGGTGCTGGTGATCGGCATGCTCACGGGGCAGACGGTGGTGCTGGCCGAGTCCCCCGCGAACCTGCTGATGCTCGGCGTCACGCTGCTGCTGTCGGTCACGACCTTCTCCGCGAAGCGCGTGACGGCGATGCACGGCGCCGCACACCTCGCGACCTTCGCCGTGTACGTCCTCATCCTGTTCAGCTGA
- a CDS encoding peptidase inhibitor family I36 protein, whose protein sequence is MKTKLLVTLAATALLVGGSLAPAHADESLHPDVVYALEHVPGGVAVDAYTAEWPDLGMQLTVPSPYQRAVGSCATGQYCAYSEPNRGGTRLSFSVCSIVSTAGLSTVRSIANARSSGTVQARNAASTVLASAGAGVTANVVGAVTNLRCLF, encoded by the coding sequence ATGAAGACGAAGCTCCTTGTCACCCTCGCCGCGACGGCGCTGCTCGTGGGGGGATCGCTCGCCCCCGCCCACGCCGACGAGAGTCTCCACCCGGATGTCGTCTACGCGCTCGAGCACGTCCCCGGGGGCGTCGCCGTGGACGCGTACACCGCGGAGTGGCCCGATCTCGGCATGCAACTCACCGTCCCGTCGCCATACCAGCGGGCCGTGGGCAGCTGTGCGACCGGACAGTACTGCGCCTACTCGGAGCCGAACCGCGGCGGAACGCGGTTGAGCTTCAGCGTCTGCTCGATCGTCAGCACCGCCGGCCTCAGCACCGTGCGCTCGATCGCCAACGCCCGCTCCTCCGGGACCGTCCAGGCCCGCAATGCCGCGAGCACGGTGCTGGCGTCGGCGGGCGCGGGGGTCACGGCGAACGTCGTCGGGGCGGTCACGAACCTCCGTTGCCTGTTCTGA